From Bacillaceae bacterium S4-13-56, a single genomic window includes:
- a CDS encoding nuclease-related domain-containing protein, with product MLLKERTESDELKTLRSLNTRMDLSDKDKVHYYSLEKGYAGELLFDKHLESLQEDCYIISDLLLELHGSYFQIDSLVISQGILHLFDTKNFQGDFCLDSDKLYSLTTNREYKNPVDQLKRCESLTRQLLQSLKQHYSIQAEIVFVNPEFTLYQAPMNLPIIFPTQINRLINDLNSKPSVLGEKDKKLANQLISLHQTKNPFAKISTYTYDQLQKGVTCGECRSFLVKIKDRKCMCEKCGYEEFVSEAVIRSVNEIKLLFPNKKITNNLVYDWCKIVPHRRVGQILGRHYKVNGVRQWAYYE from the coding sequence ATGCTATTAAAAGAACGAACGGAATCAGATGAATTAAAAACATTGAGATCTCTGAATACCCGCATGGATTTATCAGACAAAGATAAAGTGCATTATTACAGTCTCGAGAAAGGATATGCGGGAGAACTTTTATTTGACAAGCATCTAGAGAGTCTCCAAGAAGACTGCTATATTATTAGTGACTTGTTGCTGGAGTTACATGGATCATATTTTCAAATCGACTCCCTAGTCATTTCTCAGGGGATCCTCCACTTATTTGATACAAAAAATTTTCAAGGAGACTTTTGCCTCGATTCGGACAAGCTGTATTCACTTACCACAAATCGAGAATATAAAAACCCTGTGGACCAGTTAAAAAGGTGTGAAAGTTTAACACGTCAATTATTGCAAAGTTTGAAACAACATTACTCCATACAAGCTGAAATAGTGTTCGTTAACCCTGAATTTACCCTATATCAAGCCCCTATGAACCTTCCCATCATATTTCCAACCCAAATCAATCGTTTGATTAATGACTTAAATAGCAAACCCTCAGTTCTCGGAGAAAAAGATAAAAAACTCGCAAATCAACTAATCTCTTTACACCAAACCAAGAACCCCTTTGCCAAAATCTCCACATACACCTATGACCAATTGCAGAAAGGCGTAACTTGTGGGGAGTGTAGGAGTTTTTTGGTGAAAATTAAGGATCGAAAATGCATGTGTGAAAAATGTGGTTATGAGGAATTTGTTTCTGAGGCAGTAATTAGGTCGGTAAACGAAATAAAACTTTTGTTTCCTAATAAAAAGATAACAAATAATCTGGTCTATGATTGGTGTAAAATTGTACCTCATAGAAGAGTTGGTCAAATACTGGGAAGACATTACAAAGTTAATGGAGTACGTCAATGGGCGTATTATGAATAA